The region ACTGAGCGAAGGCCTCAACAGCCGCATCCAAGCCATCAAATCCTCAGCCAGAGGCTTCCACCACTTCCACTCCTACAGAACCCGCATCCTCTTCTTCCTCGGCAAACTCGACCTATCACCCATTAAAATTTGAGTTGAACCGGAAAAAACCTGCCCTAATACCAACC is a window of Verrucomicrobiota bacterium DNA encoding:
- a CDS encoding transposase gives rise to the protein LSEGLNSRIQAIKSSARGFHHFHSYRTRILFFLGKLDLSPIKI